One Massilia sp. 9096 genomic window carries:
- a CDS encoding PilZ domain-containing protein has protein sequence MTGTTVDPNAPQAPRPSVLSLAIKEKAALYAAYMPFLKNGGMFVPTAKPYKIGDEIYLILSLMDDPNKYPIAGKVAWITPPGANNNKAQGIGVHFPADETGQRAKLRIEEILGAALRSSRATHTL, from the coding sequence ATGACTGGCACGACCGTAGACCCCAACGCCCCGCAAGCGCCGCGGCCGTCGGTGCTGTCGCTTGCCATCAAGGAAAAAGCCGCGCTGTATGCGGCCTACATGCCTTTCCTCAAGAACGGCGGCATGTTCGTACCGACCGCCAAGCCGTATAAAATTGGCGACGAGATCTACCTGATCCTGTCGCTGATGGACGATCCGAACAAATACCCGATCGCCGGCAAGGTCGCCTGGATCACGCCGCCCGGCGCCAACAACAACAAGGCGCAGGGCATCGGCGTGCATTTCCCGGCCGACGAAACCGGCCAGCGCGCCAAGCTGCGCATCGAAGAGATCCTGGGCGCCGCACTGCGTTCCTCGCGCGCGACCCACACGCTTTAA
- a CDS encoding DUF4936 family protein, translating to MIDLYVYYKVRAGDADTLAPRVRALQAELEARHGVQGQLKRRPEARDGVQTWMEVYPAVDAQFGAQLEDAVGRAGFNALLAGPRHSEIFVDLIP from the coding sequence ATGATCGACTTGTACGTCTACTACAAGGTGCGCGCCGGCGACGCCGATACGCTCGCGCCGCGCGTGCGCGCGCTGCAGGCCGAGCTCGAAGCCCGGCATGGCGTGCAGGGCCAGCTGAAACGCCGCCCGGAAGCGCGCGACGGCGTACAGACCTGGATGGAAGTCTATCCGGCGGTCGACGCGCAGTTCGGCGCGCAGCTGGAGGATGCCGTGGGCCGGGCGGGCTTCAACGCCCTGCTTGCCGGGCCGCGCCATTCGGAAATCTTTGTAGATCTGATCCCTTAG
- the tmk gene encoding dTMP kinase, which translates to MTHASNTLADSAGSSPARGRFITFEGIDGAGKSTHIGFVTGWLKSAGRRVVSSREPGGTAVGEKLRDLLLHEKMDLETEALLMFASRREHIAQVIEPALAQGSWVLSDRFTDASFAYQGGGRGLPLAKLDALEAWVHPHLQPDLTLLFDVPLGVARARLDATRTLDKFEQEEADFFARCRAEYLRRAAEHPGRIVVIDSTASIEDVRLALVAALEKLS; encoded by the coding sequence ATGACGCACGCAAGTAACACCCTGGCCGACAGTGCCGGCTCCTCCCCGGCGCGCGGGCGCTTCATCACTTTCGAAGGCATCGACGGCGCCGGCAAGTCGACCCACATCGGCTTCGTCACGGGCTGGCTCAAATCTGCGGGGCGGCGCGTGGTCTCCTCGCGCGAGCCGGGCGGCACCGCGGTCGGGGAAAAGCTGCGCGATTTGCTGCTGCACGAGAAGATGGACCTGGAAACCGAAGCGCTGCTGATGTTCGCCAGCCGGCGCGAGCACATCGCCCAGGTCATCGAACCGGCGCTGGCCCAGGGCAGCTGGGTGCTGTCCGACCGCTTCACCGACGCCAGCTTCGCCTACCAGGGCGGCGGGCGCGGCCTGCCGCTGGCGAAATTGGACGCGCTCGAAGCCTGGGTCCATCCGCACCTGCAGCCCGACCTGACGCTGCTGTTCGACGTGCCGCTCGGCGTTGCGCGCGCGCGCCTGGACGCCACCCGCACGCTCGACAAGTTCGAGCAGGAAGAAGCCGATTTCTTCGCGCGCTGCCGCGCCGAATACCTGCGCCGCGCCGCCGAACATCCCGGGCGCATCGTCGTCATCGACTCGACCGCCTCGATCGAGGACGTGCGCCTCGCGCTGGTGGCTGCGCTGGAGAAGCTGTCGTGA
- a CDS encoding PEP-CTERM sorting domain-containing protein, whose amino-acid sequence MATRAFHIKTLSAATATVAALSLAHAAQAQDLAGAQVTVAGYCCTSPPGAATQVTNALTQTVGPGTEFPTGSFTSLTSGLAPLPVAIDVGTAYIELNYSAGGAATAGGFNGFVFSFANAPAITGATLDPASTYAPAVTFSGNQVFVNEAGLNIGANSMAMIDLTTAGTPTPPVPEPETFALLLAGLGVLGMRARWRG is encoded by the coding sequence ATGGCAACCCGAGCTTTCCACATCAAGACCTTGAGCGCCGCCACCGCCACCGTCGCCGCATTATCGCTGGCGCACGCGGCACAGGCGCAAGACCTGGCCGGCGCCCAGGTGACCGTCGCCGGCTATTGCTGCACCTCGCCCCCGGGCGCCGCCACGCAGGTGACGAATGCGCTGACCCAGACCGTCGGCCCCGGCACCGAGTTTCCCACCGGAAGCTTCACCTCGCTGACGAGCGGCCTGGCGCCCTTGCCGGTCGCGATCGATGTCGGCACCGCCTATATCGAACTCAATTATTCGGCCGGCGGCGCCGCCACGGCGGGCGGCTTCAACGGATTCGTGTTCAGCTTCGCCAACGCCCCGGCCATTACCGGCGCCACGCTGGACCCGGCCAGCACGTATGCACCGGCGGTGACCTTCAGCGGCAACCAGGTGTTCGTCAACGAAGCCGGCCTGAACATCGGCGCGAACTCGATGGCGATGATCGACCTGACCACCGCCGGCACGCCGACGCCGCCAGTGCCGGAACCGGAAACGTTCGCGCTGCTGCTGGCCGGCCTCGGGGTGCTGGGGATGCGGGCGCGCTGGCGCGGCTGA
- a CDS encoding ankyrin repeat domain-containing protein, protein MTTRRRFLTLSSLSVLWLAAAGLGPGFGMPATAAPSSNASPEQVRDFFRAVQMDDTRTVQSLLRVVDPNGLNPVGGEPALVVAVREGSMNVLKLLLAHPGTQVDASAMNGNTALMMAAYKRNMAAVEALLAKGAAVNRPGWTALHYAAAGGDNDIAALLLKRGARVDAVSPAASGAYTPLMMAAREGHEYSALFLLERGANPMLKNGEGLTAAQIAERADHKAIAGAIRARLRVAP, encoded by the coding sequence ATGACCACGCGCCGCCGCTTCCTGACCCTGTCTTCGCTATCCGTGCTGTGGCTCGCCGCCGCCGGACTCGGTCCCGGGTTCGGCATGCCGGCGACGGCGGCGCCATCATCGAATGCGTCGCCGGAGCAGGTGCGCGACTTCTTCCGCGCCGTGCAGATGGACGACACGCGTACCGTGCAGAGCCTGTTGCGCGTGGTCGACCCGAACGGCCTGAACCCGGTCGGCGGCGAGCCGGCGCTGGTCGTGGCCGTGCGCGAAGGCTCGATGAACGTCCTCAAGCTGCTGCTGGCGCATCCGGGCACGCAGGTCGACGCCAGCGCCATGAACGGCAACACCGCGCTGATGATGGCGGCCTACAAGCGCAACATGGCGGCGGTCGAAGCGCTGCTGGCCAAGGGCGCCGCCGTCAACCGCCCGGGCTGGACCGCGCTGCATTACGCGGCCGCGGGCGGCGACAACGACATCGCGGCCTTGCTGCTCAAGCGCGGCGCGCGCGTCGATGCGGTGTCGCCGGCCGCCAGCGGCGCCTACACCCCGCTGATGATGGCGGCGCGCGAAGGCCACGAGTACAGCGCGCTGTTCCTGCTCGAGCGGGGCGCCAATCCCATGCTCAAGAATGGCGAAGGCTTGACCGCCGCCCAGATCGCCGAGCGCGCCGATCACAAGGCCATCGCCGGCGCGATCCGGGCGCGGCTGCGCGTCGCCCCCTGA
- a CDS encoding DNA polymerase III subunit delta', which translates to MSIYPWQQDAWTRLQQMRARLPHAILFHGPAGIGKADFLEAFAQALLCENVRPDGHACGQCASCNWFIQGNHPDYRRVRPEALEDEAPAAEGEDGAAGDGEKKSKSKTASKDIKIEQVRALADFMNISTHRQGLRVVVLYPAEALNMPASNALLKTLEEPPPGTVFLLASNGLDRLLPTILSRCRKFALPMPDHAQALAWLQAQGVNDADGWLREQGGAPLAALAQAEGGSRDELDTLLQILAQPSVEGALRAADKLSKAPLGSLVAWQQRWLYDVFSYKLSGVIRYYPRYQRELAALAGRVHTAKLMRAIKSANERRAVADHPLSPKLFVEDMLLDYTACCT; encoded by the coding sequence GTGAGTATCTATCCCTGGCAACAAGATGCGTGGACGCGCCTGCAGCAGATGCGCGCGCGCCTGCCGCACGCGATCCTGTTCCACGGCCCGGCCGGCATCGGCAAGGCCGATTTTCTGGAGGCGTTCGCCCAGGCGCTGCTGTGCGAGAACGTGCGTCCCGACGGGCACGCGTGCGGGCAATGCGCGTCGTGTAATTGGTTTATCCAGGGCAACCACCCGGACTACCGCCGCGTCCGGCCCGAAGCGCTCGAGGACGAAGCCCCCGCCGCCGAAGGGGAAGACGGCGCCGCCGGCGACGGCGAAAAGAAATCCAAGTCCAAGACCGCCTCGAAAGACATCAAGATCGAGCAGGTGCGCGCGCTGGCCGACTTCATGAACATCTCGACCCACCGCCAGGGGCTGCGCGTGGTCGTGCTGTACCCGGCCGAGGCGCTCAACATGCCGGCCTCGAATGCGCTGCTGAAGACCTTGGAAGAGCCGCCGCCGGGCACCGTGTTCCTGCTGGCCTCGAATGGCCTGGACCGGCTGCTGCCGACGATCCTGTCGCGCTGCCGCAAGTTCGCGCTGCCGATGCCGGACCATGCACAGGCGCTGGCCTGGCTGCAGGCGCAGGGCGTGAACGATGCCGACGGCTGGCTGCGCGAGCAGGGCGGGGCGCCGCTGGCGGCGCTGGCCCAGGCCGAGGGCGGCAGCCGCGACGAGCTCGACACGCTGCTGCAGATACTGGCCCAGCCGAGCGTCGAGGGCGCGTTGCGCGCTGCCGACAAACTGAGCAAGGCTCCGCTCGGATCGCTCGTGGCTTGGCAGCAGCGCTGGCTTTATGACGTATTTTCGTACAAGCTCTCGGGCGTGATCCGCTATTATCCGCGCTACCAGCGCGAGCTGGCGGCGCTGGCCGGCCGCGTGCACACGGCCAAGCTGATGCGGGCGATCAAATCGGCCAACGAACGGCGCGCGGTGGCGGACCACCCGCTGTCGCCGAAATTGTTTGTCGAAGACATGTTGCTTGATTACACTGCCTGCTGCACCTAG
- a CDS encoding tryptophan halogenase family protein, giving the protein MRPREINHIVIVGGGSAGWLTACVIAAAHPRAAGSGLQVTLLESPEVAPIGVGEGTWPSMRETLQRIGVLESDFVRACDAAFKQGSRFDSWIDGVDAHRYYHPFAAPHGYGEANLAARWRAAYPQAAFAELVSYQPVLCMEGRAPKQPGTPEYAGVANYGYHLDAGKFGEFLRAHACTRLGVRHVRDHVVAIDAVPDGAAQGDIRALQTREHGAIEGDLFVDCTGSRALLIKGHFGVPLRSQKHLLFNDSALAVQVPYAGADSPIASPTVSTARAAGWIWDIGLPSRRGVGYVYSSAHMDDAAAQRVLQDYLTLTGSPAALAAPRKLSFEPGYRERFWAGNCVAVGQAAGFIEPLEASALAMVELSAAMIADTLPATVDTMPLAARRFNDTFGYRWERVIEFLKLHYVLSKRRDSDYWLDNLAAASIPERLQESLLLWKHRPPSRHDFPRIEEIFPAASYQYVLYGMGFETAYGDVVRDTDQPQLADRYFRETAALTRRMLGGLPANRELLEHLRRHGMPRA; this is encoded by the coding sequence ATGAGACCTCGCGAGATCAACCACATCGTCATCGTCGGCGGCGGATCGGCCGGCTGGCTGACCGCCTGCGTGATCGCCGCCGCCCATCCACGCGCCGCCGGCTCCGGGCTGCAGGTGACGCTGCTCGAGTCGCCGGAAGTGGCGCCGATCGGCGTCGGCGAGGGCACCTGGCCGAGCATGCGCGAGACGCTGCAGCGCATCGGCGTGCTCGAATCGGACTTCGTGCGCGCCTGCGACGCCGCGTTCAAGCAGGGCTCGCGCTTCGACAGCTGGATCGACGGCGTCGACGCGCACCGTTACTATCATCCCTTCGCCGCGCCGCACGGCTACGGCGAAGCCAACCTGGCGGCGCGCTGGCGCGCGGCCTATCCGCAAGCCGCGTTCGCCGAGCTGGTGAGCTACCAGCCGGTCCTGTGCATGGAAGGGCGCGCCCCCAAGCAGCCGGGCACGCCGGAATATGCGGGCGTGGCCAATTACGGCTACCACCTGGACGCCGGCAAGTTCGGCGAGTTCCTGCGCGCGCACGCGTGTACGCGCCTGGGCGTGCGCCACGTGCGCGACCACGTGGTGGCGATCGACGCCGTGCCCGATGGCGCCGCGCAGGGCGACATACGGGCCTTGCAGACACGCGAACACGGCGCCATCGAAGGCGATCTGTTCGTCGATTGCACCGGCTCGCGCGCGCTGCTGATCAAAGGGCATTTCGGCGTGCCGCTGCGTTCGCAGAAACACCTGCTGTTCAACGATAGCGCGCTCGCGGTGCAGGTGCCGTACGCCGGCGCGGATTCCCCGATCGCCTCGCCGACGGTGTCGACCGCGCGCGCGGCCGGCTGGATCTGGGACATCGGCCTGCCGAGCCGGCGCGGGGTCGGCTACGTGTATTCGAGCGCGCACATGGACGACGCCGCCGCCCAGCGCGTGCTGCAGGATTACCTGACGCTGACGGGCAGCCCGGCGGCCCTGGCGGCGCCGCGCAAGCTGAGCTTCGAGCCCGGTTACCGCGAACGCTTCTGGGCAGGCAACTGCGTGGCCGTGGGCCAGGCCGCCGGCTTCATCGAGCCGCTGGAAGCCTCGGCGCTGGCGATGGTCGAGCTGTCGGCCGCGATGATCGCCGATACGCTGCCGGCTACCGTCGACACCATGCCGCTGGCGGCGCGCCGCTTCAACGACACCTTCGGCTATCGATGGGAACGCGTGATCGAGTTCCTCAAGCTGCACTACGTGCTGTCCAAACGCCGGGATTCGGACTACTGGCTGGATAACCTGGCGGCCGCCTCGATCCCGGAACGGCTGCAGGAGTCGCTGCTGCTATGGAAGCACCGGCCGCCGTCGCGCCACGATTTTCCGCGCATCGAAGAGATCTTCCCGGCCGCCAGCTACCAGTACGTCCTGTACGGCATGGGGTTCGAGACCGCCTACGGCGACGTCGTGCGCGACACCGACCAGCCGCAGCTGGCGGACCGTTATTTCCGCGAGACCGCCGCGCTCACGCGCCGGATGCTGGGCGGCTTGCCGGCCAACCGCGAGCTGCTCGAGCACCTGCGCCGGCACGGCATGCCGCGCGCCTGA
- the mltG gene encoding endolytic transglycosylase MltG — protein MALFKKLILTGVIVSVAAVAGFQWWARQPIAGAGAGQVIPFAIAQGSGVAAAAQQMATAGVPVNPFLFGVLARVTGKAGQIKAGSYELKPGTTPRRLLSQLVRGEFAQESLTIIEGWTFRQMRQTVDAAPNIKHETAALSDRELLAKVLGPDEKYPAAEGLFFPDTYLFAKNASDLSIYRRAHDMMMKRLKSAWDKRDPDLPYGDPYQALIMASLVEKETGLKSDRPMVAGVFVNRLKTGMLLQTDPTVIYGLGDKYDGKIHKKDLETDTPYNTYTRPGLPPTPIALPGAPSLLAATAPAKTDALYFVSRGDGTSHFSANLTEHNKAVNQYQIRNDARK, from the coding sequence ATGGCACTATTCAAAAAACTCATCTTGACGGGCGTGATCGTGTCAGTCGCGGCCGTGGCGGGCTTCCAGTGGTGGGCCAGGCAGCCGATCGCCGGCGCCGGCGCCGGCCAGGTCATTCCCTTCGCCATTGCGCAAGGCAGCGGCGTGGCCGCTGCCGCGCAGCAGATGGCGACCGCCGGCGTGCCGGTCAATCCCTTCCTGTTCGGGGTGCTGGCGCGCGTGACCGGCAAGGCCGGCCAGATCAAGGCCGGCAGCTACGAGCTCAAGCCCGGCACCACGCCGCGGCGCCTGTTGAGCCAACTGGTGCGCGGTGAGTTCGCCCAGGAGTCGCTGACCATCATCGAGGGCTGGACCTTCCGCCAGATGCGCCAGACGGTCGACGCCGCACCCAACATCAAGCACGAGACCGCGGCCCTGTCGGACCGGGAGCTGCTGGCCAAGGTGCTCGGGCCGGACGAAAAATACCCGGCCGCGGAAGGCCTGTTCTTTCCCGACACCTACCTGTTCGCCAAGAACGCCAGCGACCTGTCGATCTACCGCCGCGCGCACGACATGATGATGAAGCGCCTCAAGAGCGCCTGGGACAAGCGCGACCCTGACCTGCCGTACGGCGACCCCTACCAGGCCCTGATCATGGCCTCGCTGGTGGAAAAGGAAACGGGCTTGAAGAGCGACCGGCCGATGGTCGCCGGCGTGTTCGTCAACCGCCTGAAAACCGGCATGCTGCTGCAGACCGATCCGACCGTGATCTACGGCCTGGGCGACAAGTACGACGGCAAGATCCATAAAAAAGACCTGGAAACCGACACGCCGTACAATACCTATACCCGCCCGGGACTGCCGCCCACGCCGATCGCGCTGCCGGGCGCGCCCTCGCTGCTGGCCGCGACCGCGCCGGCCAAGACCGACGCCCTGTATTTCGTCTCGCGCGGCGACGGCACCAGCCACTTTTCGGCCAACCTGACCGAACATAACAAAGCGGTCAACCAGTATCAGATTCGTAATGACGCACGCAAGTAA
- a CDS encoding folate-binding protein YgfZ, which translates to MNHWIEHLSTLGARFHADEASQIEDFGRVLTPSDLAAGFVAPLTDLGLIAVAGDDAAAFLHNQLTNDVEHLGTGEARLAGYCTPKGRLQATFLMWRDADNVYLQLPRAIQAPLQKRLSMFVLRAKAKLRDATDEAATGAVLGLGGAKAFEALAARLGVALPDAPYRTVAGEFGTVIRLADAFGAPRLLWVSAPETAIAALGALQPALALGGNAAWQLSQIHAGVPQVALATQEQFVPQMINFELIGGVNFKKGCYPGQEIVARSQYLGKLKRRMALATLEDAAARAGDEVYASDDPSQPSGMIVNAAPNGLGGADALVEIKLAALEHEVRHGAPGGTLLRFQPLPYPVDAPEA; encoded by the coding sequence ATGAACCACTGGATCGAACACCTGTCAACGCTGGGCGCGCGCTTTCATGCCGATGAAGCCAGCCAGATCGAAGACTTCGGGCGCGTATTGACGCCGTCCGACCTTGCCGCGGGCTTCGTCGCCCCGCTCACCGACCTCGGGCTGATCGCGGTCGCCGGCGACGATGCCGCCGCCTTCCTGCACAACCAGCTCACCAACGACGTCGAACACCTCGGCACGGGCGAAGCGCGCCTGGCCGGCTACTGCACGCCCAAGGGCCGCCTGCAGGCGACCTTCCTGATGTGGCGCGACGCGGACAACGTCTATCTGCAGCTGCCGCGCGCCATCCAGGCCCCGCTGCAAAAACGCCTGAGCATGTTCGTACTGCGCGCCAAGGCCAAGCTGCGCGACGCCACCGACGAAGCCGCGACCGGCGCCGTGCTCGGCCTGGGCGGCGCCAAGGCCTTCGAGGCGCTGGCGGCCCGGCTCGGCGTGGCCCTGCCGGATGCACCCTACCGCACCGTCGCGGGCGAGTTCGGCACCGTGATCCGCCTGGCCGACGCCTTCGGCGCGCCGCGCCTGCTGTGGGTGAGCGCGCCCGAGACCGCGATCGCCGCGCTGGGCGCGCTGCAACCGGCGCTGGCCCTGGGCGGCAACGCGGCCTGGCAGCTGTCGCAGATCCACGCCGGGGTGCCGCAGGTGGCGCTGGCGACGCAGGAACAGTTCGTCCCGCAGATGATCAATTTCGAACTGATCGGCGGCGTCAACTTCAAGAAAGGCTGCTACCCCGGCCAGGAGATCGTCGCGCGCAGCCAGTACCTGGGCAAGCTGAAACGCCGCATGGCCCTGGCCACGCTCGAGGACGCCGCGGCGCGCGCCGGCGACGAAGTCTATGCGAGCGACGACCCGTCGCAGCCGTCCGGCATGATCGTCAATGCCGCGCCCAACGGACTGGGCGGCGCCGACGCGCTGGTCGAGATCAAGCTGGCCGCGCTCGAGCACGAGGTGCGCCACGGCGCGCCGGGCGGCACGCTGCTGCGCTTCCAACCCTTGCCCTACCCGGTCGACGCGCCCGAGGCATAA
- a CDS encoding GNAT family N-acetyltransferase, translated as MPSDSNSSVQATQPVNYVHRLATIEDLPAIVAIYNSTIASREVTADTEPITVQSREGWFADHTPERRPLWVIHAADDKSGQPEVVGWLSYSNFYGRPAYSGTAELSIYIAEAWRGKGIGRYCLEQAMAYAPNVKVHTLLGFIFGHNEPSLALFRKYGFDTWAHFPRVANLDGIERDLIILGKRVA; from the coding sequence ATGCCGTCCGATTCGAACTCCAGCGTGCAAGCCACGCAGCCAGTCAACTACGTCCACCGCCTCGCCACGATCGAAGACCTGCCGGCCATCGTCGCGATCTACAATTCGACCATCGCGTCGCGCGAAGTCACCGCCGACACCGAACCGATCACGGTCCAGTCGCGCGAAGGCTGGTTCGCCGACCACACCCCGGAACGCCGCCCGCTGTGGGTGATCCACGCCGCGGACGACAAGTCCGGCCAGCCGGAAGTGGTCGGCTGGCTGTCGTATTCGAACTTTTACGGCCGCCCGGCGTATTCCGGTACGGCCGAGCTGTCGATCTACATCGCCGAGGCCTGGCGCGGCAAGGGCATCGGCCGCTACTGCCTGGAACAGGCGATGGCGTATGCGCCGAACGTCAAGGTGCACACGCTGCTGGGCTTCATCTTCGGCCATAACGAACCGAGCCTGGCGCTGTTCCGCAAATACGGCTTCGATACCTGGGCGCATTTCCCGCGCGTGGCCAACCTGGACGGCATCGAGCGCGATCTGATCATCCTGGGCAAGCGCGTCGCCTGA
- a CDS encoding methyltransferase domain-containing protein yields the protein MLNEREIESCYLGQFIPVHYHHNMLMDQNRMHSFKSAIFHAVKPGMKVLELGGGTGVLSFFAAQQADKVYCVEFNPDMVREARRFLAINENGHKVEVIHADAFEYLPPEPVDIVICEMIHVGMLREKQVEVIESFKRRYAARFGGPLPIFMPEAVIMAAQPLQQEYDFEGFHAPIVQFQQTNVVSPGTVELAQPAVYGIIDFAQPVDGQFAWTGQFLVEKAGRLNALRFITKNVLSIIESRGTTIDWLNHYMMLPLAQPVDVQAGDVVQVSFAYRAGGSIPSLEASMQAAVVGRVTQEQGADAGLAVFA from the coding sequence ATGCTGAACGAACGCGAAATCGAAAGCTGCTACCTCGGACAATTCATTCCGGTCCACTATCACCACAACATGCTGATGGACCAGAACCGCATGCACAGCTTCAAATCGGCGATCTTCCACGCCGTCAAGCCGGGCATGAAGGTGCTCGAACTGGGCGGCGGCACCGGCGTGCTGTCTTTCTTCGCCGCGCAGCAGGCGGACAAGGTCTACTGCGTCGAGTTCAACCCCGACATGGTGCGCGAAGCGCGCCGCTTCCTGGCGATCAACGAGAACGGCCACAAGGTCGAGGTGATCCACGCCGACGCCTTCGAATACTTGCCGCCCGAGCCGGTCGACATCGTGATCTGCGAGATGATCCACGTCGGCATGCTGCGCGAAAAGCAGGTCGAGGTGATCGAATCGTTCAAGCGCCGCTATGCCGCGCGCTTCGGCGGCCCGCTGCCGATCTTCATGCCCGAGGCGGTCATCATGGCGGCCCAGCCGCTGCAGCAGGAATACGATTTCGAAGGTTTCCACGCGCCGATCGTGCAATTCCAGCAGACCAATGTGGTGTCGCCGGGCACCGTCGAGCTGGCCCAGCCGGCCGTGTACGGCATCATCGACTTTGCCCAACCGGTCGACGGCCAGTTCGCCTGGACCGGCCAGTTCCTGGTCGAGAAGGCGGGGCGCCTGAACGCACTGCGCTTCATCACCAAGAACGTGTTGTCGATCATCGAATCGCGCGGCACCACCATCGACTGGCTGAACCACTACATGATGCTGCCGCTGGCGCAGCCTGTCGACGTGCAGGCCGGCGACGTGGTGCAGGTGAGCTTCGCCTACCGTGCCGGCGGTTCGATCCCGTCGCTGGAAGCCTCGATGCAGGCCGCCGTGGTGGGACGTGTGACGCAGGAGCAGGGGGCTGACGCGGGCCTGGCCGTGTTCGCCTGA
- a CDS encoding TatD family hydrolase: MYIDSHCHINFPELAARMPEVLARMAENKVTHALCVSVDLPAFPSVLALAEQYPHIYASVGVHPDYEDTPEPSVEQLVDMAQHPKIVAIGETGLDYYRLEGDLEWQRERFRTHIRASRATRKPLIIHTRSASADTIRILREEGAGVEAGGVAGVMHCFTESLEVAQAAIEMGFYISFSGIVTFKSAKDLQAVAKALPLDRILIETDSPYLAPVPYRGKMNEPGYVPHVAEYLATLKDVPLREVADRTTENFFDLFNVPRD; this comes from the coding sequence ATGTACATCGATTCCCATTGCCACATCAATTTCCCCGAGCTGGCCGCCCGGATGCCCGAGGTCCTCGCCAGGATGGCCGAGAACAAGGTGACGCATGCGCTGTGCGTCTCGGTCGACCTGCCGGCGTTTCCGAGCGTGCTCGCGCTGGCCGAGCAATACCCGCACATCTACGCCTCGGTCGGCGTGCATCCCGATTACGAGGACACTCCCGAGCCGAGCGTCGAGCAGCTGGTCGACATGGCGCAGCACCCGAAGATCGTCGCGATCGGCGAGACCGGCCTGGATTACTACCGCCTCGAGGGCGACCTCGAATGGCAGCGCGAACGCTTCCGCACCCACATCCGCGCGTCGCGCGCGACGCGCAAACCCTTGATCATCCACACCCGTTCGGCCAGCGCCGACACCATCCGCATCCTGCGCGAAGAGGGCGCCGGCGTCGAGGCGGGCGGGGTGGCCGGCGTGATGCACTGCTTTACCGAGTCGCTGGAAGTGGCGCAGGCGGCGATCGAGATGGGTTTTTACATCTCGTTCTCCGGGATCGTCACCTTCAAGAGCGCGAAAGACCTGCAAGCGGTGGCCAAAGCACTTCCGCTGGACCGCATATTGATCGAAACCGATTCGCCGTATCTCGCGCCGGTCCCGTATCGTGGGAAAATGAACGAACCGGGATACGTGCCGCACGTCGCGGAGTATCTCGCCACGCTCAAGGACGTGCCGCTGCGCGAAGTCGCGGACCGCACGACCGAAAACTTCTTCGATCTGTTCAACGTGCCAAGGGACTGA
- a CDS encoding NRDE family protein: MCLIVFAWRVIPGMPLIACANRDEFYDRPATPAAPWPDNPNVVAGRDLQGGGSWMGVTKEGAHGPKFAALTNIRAPHEVKPDAPTRGALVADFLKGDMDALDYLAAIAPTAGVYNGFNLILGDRDGIYWFSNRAGDDPRNGKALEPGIYGVSNGLLDAPWPKVLRTKASFASLLLQGAPEEAYFEMLADTTRAPDLRLPDTGVPIEVERQLSAVCIEIEGYGTRTSTVVRLYRDAPPELRERVLQPGAQPTAQTGSAAAA; the protein is encoded by the coding sequence ATGTGCCTGATTGTTTTCGCATGGCGGGTGATCCCCGGCATGCCCCTGATCGCCTGCGCCAACCGCGACGAATTCTACGACCGCCCCGCCACCCCGGCCGCACCATGGCCGGACAACCCCAACGTCGTCGCCGGCCGCGATTTGCAGGGTGGCGGCAGCTGGATGGGGGTGACCAAGGAAGGCGCGCACGGCCCGAAGTTCGCGGCGCTGACCAACATCCGCGCACCGCACGAGGTCAAGCCCGATGCGCCCACGCGCGGCGCGCTGGTCGCCGATTTCCTCAAGGGTGACATGGACGCGCTCGACTACCTGGCGGCGATCGCGCCCACCGCCGGCGTCTACAACGGCTTCAACCTGATCCTGGGCGACCGCGACGGCATCTACTGGTTCTCGAACCGCGCCGGCGACGATCCGCGCAATGGCAAGGCGCTCGAGCCCGGCATCTACGGCGTTTCGAACGGACTGCTCGATGCGCCCTGGCCGAAAGTGCTGCGCACCAAGGCCAGCTTCGCCAGCCTGCTGCTGCAGGGCGCGCCGGAAGAAGCGTATTTCGAGATGCTGGCCGACACCACGCGCGCACCGGACCTGCGCCTGCCCGACACCGGCGTGCCGATCGAGGTCGAACGCCAGCTCTCGGCGGTGTGCATCGAGATCGAGGGCTACGGCACCCGCACCTCGACCGTGGTGCGACTGTACCGCGACGCGCCGCCGGAGCTGCGCGAGCGCGTGCTGCAACCGGGTGCGCAGCCGACGGCGCAGACGGGCAGCGCGGCCGCGGCCTGA